The following coding sequences lie in one Musa acuminata AAA Group cultivar baxijiao chromosome BXJ1-8, Cavendish_Baxijiao_AAA, whole genome shotgun sequence genomic window:
- the LOC135588476 gene encoding TLC domain-containing protein At5g14285-like: protein MEVLISGYRLLPHVFATFSVIYLIGYFVVFRNWSPKYRLDASSCFISLFHGTPAVFLAVAAILNQPVRGFASPNTDFQNLVLDFSIGYFTVDLLHYLIFIPGDYLFIAHHLATLFVFVTCRYLVAHGAFSILVLLVLAEVTSACQNVWTLARLRKAELSVAAKIHKNLAPPFYVLYTIMRGFIGPVFFYKMSTFYLSGKASNVIPIWVSVSWVIVVGGAILVSIMWISNLWLELFREENGEKKDR from the coding sequence ATGGAGGTTCTGATTTCTGGATATCGCCTACTTCCCCATGTTTTCGCGACGTTTTCTGTGATATATCTGATTGGATACTTCGTCGTCTTCCGCAATTGGAGCCCAAAGTATCGTCTGGATGCATCTAGTTGCTTCATCTCTTTGTTCCATGGCACGCCGGCCGTATTCTTGGCCGTCGCTGCCATCCTGAATCAACCTGTTCGAGGATTTGCCTCACCGAATACCGACTTCCAAAACCTTGTGCTCGACTTCAGCATTGGCTACTTCACCGTTGATCTCCTCCACTACCTGATCTTCATCCCTGGAGACTACCTCTTTATTGCCCACCACCTTGCAACACTCTTTGTGTTCGTCACCTGCCGCTACCTTGTTGCCCATGGTGCATTCTCGATTCTGGTCCTTCTCGTGTTAGCTGAGGTCACCAGTGCTTGCCAGAACGTGTGGACACTGGCCAGATTAAGGAAAGCAGAGTTGTCGGTCGCTGCAAAAATACACAAGAATTTGGCTCCTCCTTTCTATGTTTTGTATACGATCATGAGGGGATTCATCGGGCCGGTGTTCTTCTACAAAATGAGCACTTTTTATTTGAGTGGAAAGGCCAGCAATGTGATTCCCATCTGGGTTTCTGTTTCATGGGTCATTGTGGTCGGTGGTGCGATCTTGGTCAGTATCATGTGGATATCTAACTTGTGGTTGGAGCTCTTTAGAGAGGAGAATGGAGAGAAAAAGGACAGATAA
- the LOC135581111 gene encoding uncharacterized protein LOC135581111 isoform X1, which produces MRAILPHRVALSSPFPSTDALHLFVRAALRKEVAFASPRSAAAARGGAGRRTRHTDSPWRPPVYGFLRTLQPSLIANFDRPVASIMSHSCVGHAKFLPSKRNREGYIPRTCTASSLQVYPPSSRTTFCISSALVASVQPTSSDAPQRSAEWFALRRDKLTTSTFSTALGFWKGNRRSELWYQKVFAPEADMIEAPARAAMDWGVFNEPAAIERYKSITGRDVSSLGFAIHAEASYIWLGASPDGLLGCYPDGGILEVKCPYNKGKPELALPWQIMPYYYMPQVQGQMEIMNRDWVDLYCWTPNGSSIFRVYRDRAYWDLMHRILHEFWWGSVVPAREALLLGREADARAYEPKRKHQLTGLVIGTSRKLAADARLLCRDIGGHIEFFR; this is translated from the exons ATGAGGGCGATTTTGCCCCACCGCGTGGCCTTATCGTCGCCCTTCCCTTCGACCGACGCCCTCCATCTGTTCGTTCGCGCGGCCCTCCGAAAAGAAGTTGCTTTTGCCTCGCCGCGATCCGCGGCGGCTGCGAGGGGCGGCGCGGGGCGTAGGACGCGACACACGGACTCCCCATGGCGTCCTCCGG TGTATGGTTTTCTTAGGACCCTCCAACCAAGCCTAATTGCCAACTTCGATAGACCAGTCGCATCTATAATGAGTCATTCATGCGTTGGACATGCTAAATTTCTGCCGTCCAAAAGAAACCGTGAAGGTTACATCCCCAGAACTTGTACTGCATCCTCACTACAGGTATATCCACCATCATCGCGGACGACCTTTTGCATTTCATCAGCGTTGGTAGCCTCAGTTCAACCCACATCTTCTGATGCACCCCAACGATCGGCAGAGTGGTTTGCTCTCCGCAGAGACAAGCTTACCACAAGCACCTTCAGCACTGCCTTGGGGTTCTGGAAGGGCAACCGAAGGTCCGAGCTGTGGTACCAGAAAGTTTTTGCACCAGAAGCAGACATGATTGAGGCACCTGCTAGGGCTGCAATGGACTGGGGCGTGTTCAACGAGCCTGCCGCTATAGAAAGGTACAAGAGTATCACAGGAAGAGATGTTAGCTCTTTAGGCTTTGCAATCCATGCAGAGGCTAGTTACATTTGGCTTGGCGCGTCACCTGATGGACTTCTAGGCTGCTATCCAGACGGTGGGATCTTGGAGGTGAAGTGTCCCTACAACAAAGGTAAGCCTGAGCTTGCGTTGCCATGGCAAATCATGCCATACTACTACATGCCCCAGGTGCAGGGCCAGATGGAGATCATGAACAGAGACTGGGTCGATCTCTACTGTTGGACTCCCAATGGCAGTAGTATATTCCGGGTGTACCGAGATCGTGCATACTGGGATCTGATGCACCGCATCCTTCATGAGTTCTGGTGGGGAAGTGTGGTGCCAGCAAGGGAAGCATTGTTGCTGGGAAGGGAAGCAGATGCCAGAGCCTACGAGCCAAAGCGCAAGCATCAGCTAACAGGGTTGGTTATCGGCACAAGCAGGAAATTAGCTGCCGATGCGAGGCTCCTGTGCAGGGACATTGGAGGCCATATCGAGTTCTTCAGATGA
- the LOC135581111 gene encoding uncharacterized protein LOC135581111 isoform X3, which translates to MSHSCVGHAKFLPSKRNREGYIPRTCTASSLQVYPPSSRTTFCISSALVASVQPTSSDAPQRSAEWFALRRDKLTTSTFSTALGFWKGNRRSELWYQKVFAPEADMIEAPARAAMDWGVFNEPAAIERYKSITGRDVSSLGFAIHAEASYIWLGASPDGLLGCYPDGGILEVKCPYNKGKPELALPWQIMPYYYMPQVQGQMEIMNRDWVDLYCWTPNGSSIFRVYRDRAYWDLMHRILHEFWWGSVVPAREALLLGREADARAYEPKRKHQLTGLVIGTSRKLAADARLLCRDIGGHIEFFR; encoded by the coding sequence ATGAGTCATTCATGCGTTGGACATGCTAAATTTCTGCCGTCCAAAAGAAACCGTGAAGGTTACATCCCCAGAACTTGTACTGCATCCTCACTACAGGTATATCCACCATCATCGCGGACGACCTTTTGCATTTCATCAGCGTTGGTAGCCTCAGTTCAACCCACATCTTCTGATGCACCCCAACGATCGGCAGAGTGGTTTGCTCTCCGCAGAGACAAGCTTACCACAAGCACCTTCAGCACTGCCTTGGGGTTCTGGAAGGGCAACCGAAGGTCCGAGCTGTGGTACCAGAAAGTTTTTGCACCAGAAGCAGACATGATTGAGGCACCTGCTAGGGCTGCAATGGACTGGGGCGTGTTCAACGAGCCTGCCGCTATAGAAAGGTACAAGAGTATCACAGGAAGAGATGTTAGCTCTTTAGGCTTTGCAATCCATGCAGAGGCTAGTTACATTTGGCTTGGCGCGTCACCTGATGGACTTCTAGGCTGCTATCCAGACGGTGGGATCTTGGAGGTGAAGTGTCCCTACAACAAAGGTAAGCCTGAGCTTGCGTTGCCATGGCAAATCATGCCATACTACTACATGCCCCAGGTGCAGGGCCAGATGGAGATCATGAACAGAGACTGGGTCGATCTCTACTGTTGGACTCCCAATGGCAGTAGTATATTCCGGGTGTACCGAGATCGTGCATACTGGGATCTGATGCACCGCATCCTTCATGAGTTCTGGTGGGGAAGTGTGGTGCCAGCAAGGGAAGCATTGTTGCTGGGAAGGGAAGCAGATGCCAGAGCCTACGAGCCAAAGCGCAAGCATCAGCTAACAGGGTTGGTTATCGGCACAAGCAGGAAATTAGCTGCCGATGCGAGGCTCCTGTGCAGGGACATTGGAGGCCATATCGAGTTCTTCAGATGA
- the LOC135581109 gene encoding cytosolic Fe-S cluster assembly factor NBP35-like isoform X1, whose amino-acid sequence MENGNHDIPENANEHCPGPQSEEAGKADACAGCPNQQICATAPTGPDPDMVTIAERMAAIKHKILVLSGKGGVGKSTFSAQLSFALAEMNYQVGLLDIDICGPSIPKMLGLEGQDIHQSNLGWSPVYVESNLGVMSIGFMLPHPDEAVIWRGPRKNGLIKQFLKDVDWGELDYLVVDAPPGTSDEHISIVQFLQATGIDGAIIVTTPQQVSLIDVRKEISFCKKVGIRVLGVVENMSGMWQSISDFRFVKSNETGDENDVTEWALSYIRSNAPELLSVIACSEVFDSSGGGAAKMCTEMGVPFLGKVPLDPHLCRAAEEGRSCFADKKCTVSAPALRQIIQKLISLGQQIFEG is encoded by the exons atggAGAATGGAAATCACGACATCCCTGAGAACGCAAATGAAC ATTGCCCGGGGCCGCAGTCGGAGGAGGCGGGGAAGGCAGATGCCTGCGCCGGGTGCCCTAATCAGCAAATCTGTGCCACTGCCCCAACAGGCCCCGACCCTG ATATGGTGACTATAGCAGAAAGAATGGCGGCTATTAAACACAAAATACTGGTTCTATCTGGAAAGGGTGGAGTTGGAAAAAGTACGTTCTCTGCACAGCTCTCGTTTGCGTTGGCTGAGATGAACTACCAGGTTGGCCTTCTTGACATAGATATATGTGGGCCTAGCATCCCCAAGATGCTTGGTCTTGAAGGGCAGGACATCCACCAAAGCAACCTTGGTTGGTCCCCTGTCTATGTCGAATCAAACCTTGGGGTCATGTCAATTGGTTTCATGCTCCCCCACCCTGATGAGGCTGTTATATGGAGGGGTCCTCGCAAGAACGGACTCATCAAACAGTTCTTGAAGGATGTGGATTGGGGAGAGCTGGACTATCTTGTGGTGGATGCCCCCCCTGGGACATCCGACGAGCATATTTCTATAGTTCAGTTTCTGCAAGCCACCGGCATAGATGGTGCTATCATTGTGACCACCCCACAACAGGTGTCTTTGATTGATGTGCGCAAGGAGATCAGCTTTTGCAAGAAGGTCGGCATCCGGGTTCTGGGGGTTGTTGAGAACATGAGTGGGATGTGGCAGTCCATCTCAGATTTCAGGTTTGTGAAGTCGAATGAGACTGGAGATGAGAATGATGTAACCGAGTGGGCACTTAGTTACATTAGATCGAACGCCCCAGAGCTGCTGTCTGTGATTGCATGCAGTGAGGTGTTCGATAGCAGTGGAGGTGGGGCTGCAAAGATGTGCACTGAAATGGGAGTCCCATTTCTCGGGAAAGTGCCATTGGATCCTCATCTTTGTCGTGCAGCGGAGGAAGGGCGCTCATGTTTTGCTGATAAAAAATGCACCGTGAGTGCTCCAGCACTACGGCAAATTATCCAGAAGCTCATTTCCTTGGGTCAGCAAATTTTTGAGGGATGA
- the LOC135581111 gene encoding uncharacterized protein LOC135581111 isoform X2: protein MASSGTLQPSLIANFDRPVASIMSHSCVGHAKFLPSKRNREGYIPRTCTASSLQVYPPSSRTTFCISSALVASVQPTSSDAPQRSAEWFALRRDKLTTSTFSTALGFWKGNRRSELWYQKVFAPEADMIEAPARAAMDWGVFNEPAAIERYKSITGRDVSSLGFAIHAEASYIWLGASPDGLLGCYPDGGILEVKCPYNKGKPELALPWQIMPYYYMPQVQGQMEIMNRDWVDLYCWTPNGSSIFRVYRDRAYWDLMHRILHEFWWGSVVPAREALLLGREADARAYEPKRKHQLTGLVIGTSRKLAADARLLCRDIGGHIEFFR, encoded by the exons ATGGCGTCCTCCGG GACCCTCCAACCAAGCCTAATTGCCAACTTCGATAGACCAGTCGCATCTATAATGAGTCATTCATGCGTTGGACATGCTAAATTTCTGCCGTCCAAAAGAAACCGTGAAGGTTACATCCCCAGAACTTGTACTGCATCCTCACTACAGGTATATCCACCATCATCGCGGACGACCTTTTGCATTTCATCAGCGTTGGTAGCCTCAGTTCAACCCACATCTTCTGATGCACCCCAACGATCGGCAGAGTGGTTTGCTCTCCGCAGAGACAAGCTTACCACAAGCACCTTCAGCACTGCCTTGGGGTTCTGGAAGGGCAACCGAAGGTCCGAGCTGTGGTACCAGAAAGTTTTTGCACCAGAAGCAGACATGATTGAGGCACCTGCTAGGGCTGCAATGGACTGGGGCGTGTTCAACGAGCCTGCCGCTATAGAAAGGTACAAGAGTATCACAGGAAGAGATGTTAGCTCTTTAGGCTTTGCAATCCATGCAGAGGCTAGTTACATTTGGCTTGGCGCGTCACCTGATGGACTTCTAGGCTGCTATCCAGACGGTGGGATCTTGGAGGTGAAGTGTCCCTACAACAAAGGTAAGCCTGAGCTTGCGTTGCCATGGCAAATCATGCCATACTACTACATGCCCCAGGTGCAGGGCCAGATGGAGATCATGAACAGAGACTGGGTCGATCTCTACTGTTGGACTCCCAATGGCAGTAGTATATTCCGGGTGTACCGAGATCGTGCATACTGGGATCTGATGCACCGCATCCTTCATGAGTTCTGGTGGGGAAGTGTGGTGCCAGCAAGGGAAGCATTGTTGCTGGGAAGGGAAGCAGATGCCAGAGCCTACGAGCCAAAGCGCAAGCATCAGCTAACAGGGTTGGTTATCGGCACAAGCAGGAAATTAGCTGCCGATGCGAGGCTCCTGTGCAGGGACATTGGAGGCCATATCGAGTTCTTCAGATGA
- the LOC103996001 gene encoding glucose-6-phosphate 1-dehydrogenase, cytoplasmic isoform isoform X2 — translation MSTGSTVLDTSLSNVSLGSSFPEDRDTEIKHEVKCLSIIVLGASGDLAKKKTFPALFHLFQQGFLQENDVHIFGYARTKLSDDDLRERIRGYLSHKSSSGQTEVLSRFLQLIKYVSGSYDSEDGFQLLNKEISEHEISKNSQPGTSRRLFYLALPPSVYPSVCRMIRRYCMNQSDLGGWTRIVVEKPFGKDLNSAEDLSAQLGELFDEQQLYRIDHYLGKELVQNLLVVRFANRFFLPLWNRDNIDNIQIVFREDFGTEGRGGYFDEYGIIRDIIQNHLLQVLCLVAMEKPVSLKPEHIRDEKVKVLQSVLPIKLEEVVLGQYEGYKDDPTVSDSSNTPTFATVILRIDNERWEGVPFILKAGKALNSRKAEIRVQFKDVPGDIFKCKKQGRNELVIRLQPSEAMYMKLTVKKPGLEMSTIQSELDLSYGLRYQDVKIPEAYERLILDTIRGDQQHFVRRDELRVAWEIFTPLLHCIDAGQLKPISYKPGSRGPAEADELLAKAGYVQTHGYIWIPPTLD, via the exons ATGTCGACAGGATCCACTGTGTTGGATACATCCTTAAGTAATGTCTCTTTGGGAAGTTCTTTTCCAGAAGACAGAGATACAGAAATCAAGCATGAGGTGAAGTGCCTATCAATAATTGTGCTTGGTGCTTCTGGTGATCTTGCCAAGAAGAAAACATTTCCTGCACTCTTTCACCTTTTTCAGCAG GGGTTCTTACAAGAGAATGATGTGCACATATTTGGTTATGCCCGAACAAagctttcagatgatgatttaagAGAACGCATCCGTGG ATACCTCAGCCACAAATCGTCAAGTGGACAAACAGAGGTTCTATCGAGGTTCTTGCAATTG ATTAAATATGTTAGTGGCTCATATGACAGTGAAGATGGGTTTCAACTATTGAATAAGGAAATTTCTGAGCATGAGATATCAAAAAATAGTCAGCCGGGAACTTCTCGCAGGCTATTTTACCTAGCACTTCCACCTTCTGTTTACCCTTCTGTCTGCAGAATGATAAGAAGATACTGCATGAACCAAT CTGATCTTGGTGGTTGGACACGTATTGTTGTTGAGAAACCTTTTGGAAAGGACTTAAATTCTGCAGAAGATTTAAGTGCTCAGCTTGGAGAGCTATTTGATGAACAACAGCTTTACCGAATTGATCACTATTTGGGAAAGGAATTGGTTCAGAACTTG CTGGTGGTACGTTTTGCAAACCGCTTCTTTTTGCCTCTTTGGAATCGTGATAACATCGATAATATACAG ATTGTGTTCAGGGAGGACTTTGGAACTGAAGGACGAGGTGGATATTTTGATGAATATGG AATCATTCGTGATATCATTCAAAATCATTTGCTGCAG GTTCTTTGTTTGGTTGCTATGGAGAAACCTGTTTCACTTAAGCCTGAGCATATTCGAGATGAGAAAGTGAAG GTTCTTCAGTCAGTGCTACCGATAAAACTTGAAGAGGTAGTCCTTGGACAGTATGAAGGCTACAAAGATGACCCAACAGTTTCTGACAGCTCGAATACCCCTACATTTGCAACTGTTATCTTGCGTATAGACAATGAAAGATGGGAAG GTGTCCCTTTTATACTCAAGGCGGGAAAGGCTTTGAATTCCAGAAAAGCAGAAATCCGTGTTCAATTCAAAGATGTTCCTGGTGATATCTTTAAAT GTAAGAAGCAAGGGAGAAATGAATTAGTCATTCGCCTGCAACCATCAGAAGCCATGTATATGAAACTAACA GTCAAGAAACCTGGACTGGAAATGTCAACCATACAGAGCGAACTGGATTTATCTTATGGGCTTAGGTATCAAGATGTCAAAATCCCAGAGGCATACGAACGGTTGATCTTGGACAC AATAAGGGGAGACCAGCAGCATTTTGTTCGCAGAGATGAACTGAGA GTGGCATGGGAAATATTCACTCCTCTTCTACACTGTATCGATGCGGGCCAACTGAAGCCGATTTCGTACAAACCGGGCAGCCGCGGTCCGGCCGAGGCTGATGAGTTACTTGCCAAAGCAGGATATGTGCAAACACACGGCTACATCTGGATACCACCTACCCTGGATTAA
- the LOC135581109 gene encoding cytosolic Fe-S cluster assembly factor NBP35-like isoform X2, translated as MVTIAERMAAIKHKILVLSGKGGVGKSTFSAQLSFALAEMNYQVGLLDIDICGPSIPKMLGLEGQDIHQSNLGWSPVYVESNLGVMSIGFMLPHPDEAVIWRGPRKNGLIKQFLKDVDWGELDYLVVDAPPGTSDEHISIVQFLQATGIDGAIIVTTPQQVSLIDVRKEISFCKKVGIRVLGVVENMSGMWQSISDFRFVKSNETGDENDVTEWALSYIRSNAPELLSVIACSEVFDSSGGGAAKMCTEMGVPFLGKVPLDPHLCRAAEEGRSCFADKKCTVSAPALRQIIQKLISLGQQIFEG; from the coding sequence ATGGTGACTATAGCAGAAAGAATGGCGGCTATTAAACACAAAATACTGGTTCTATCTGGAAAGGGTGGAGTTGGAAAAAGTACGTTCTCTGCACAGCTCTCGTTTGCGTTGGCTGAGATGAACTACCAGGTTGGCCTTCTTGACATAGATATATGTGGGCCTAGCATCCCCAAGATGCTTGGTCTTGAAGGGCAGGACATCCACCAAAGCAACCTTGGTTGGTCCCCTGTCTATGTCGAATCAAACCTTGGGGTCATGTCAATTGGTTTCATGCTCCCCCACCCTGATGAGGCTGTTATATGGAGGGGTCCTCGCAAGAACGGACTCATCAAACAGTTCTTGAAGGATGTGGATTGGGGAGAGCTGGACTATCTTGTGGTGGATGCCCCCCCTGGGACATCCGACGAGCATATTTCTATAGTTCAGTTTCTGCAAGCCACCGGCATAGATGGTGCTATCATTGTGACCACCCCACAACAGGTGTCTTTGATTGATGTGCGCAAGGAGATCAGCTTTTGCAAGAAGGTCGGCATCCGGGTTCTGGGGGTTGTTGAGAACATGAGTGGGATGTGGCAGTCCATCTCAGATTTCAGGTTTGTGAAGTCGAATGAGACTGGAGATGAGAATGATGTAACCGAGTGGGCACTTAGTTACATTAGATCGAACGCCCCAGAGCTGCTGTCTGTGATTGCATGCAGTGAGGTGTTCGATAGCAGTGGAGGTGGGGCTGCAAAGATGTGCACTGAAATGGGAGTCCCATTTCTCGGGAAAGTGCCATTGGATCCTCATCTTTGTCGTGCAGCGGAGGAAGGGCGCTCATGTTTTGCTGATAAAAAATGCACCGTGAGTGCTCCAGCACTACGGCAAATTATCCAGAAGCTCATTTCCTTGGGTCAGCAAATTTTTGAGGGATGA
- the LOC103996001 gene encoding glucose-6-phosphate 1-dehydrogenase, cytoplasmic isoform isoform X1, with product MIELVSVLGSKDSVAYLGAMSTGSTVLDTSLSNVSLGSSFPEDRDTEIKHEVKCLSIIVLGASGDLAKKKTFPALFHLFQQGFLQENDVHIFGYARTKLSDDDLRERIRGYLSHKSSSGQTEVLSRFLQLIKYVSGSYDSEDGFQLLNKEISEHEISKNSQPGTSRRLFYLALPPSVYPSVCRMIRRYCMNQSDLGGWTRIVVEKPFGKDLNSAEDLSAQLGELFDEQQLYRIDHYLGKELVQNLLVVRFANRFFLPLWNRDNIDNIQIVFREDFGTEGRGGYFDEYGIIRDIIQNHLLQVLCLVAMEKPVSLKPEHIRDEKVKVLQSVLPIKLEEVVLGQYEGYKDDPTVSDSSNTPTFATVILRIDNERWEGVPFILKAGKALNSRKAEIRVQFKDVPGDIFKCKKQGRNELVIRLQPSEAMYMKLTVKKPGLEMSTIQSELDLSYGLRYQDVKIPEAYERLILDTIRGDQQHFVRRDELRVAWEIFTPLLHCIDAGQLKPISYKPGSRGPAEADELLAKAGYVQTHGYIWIPPTLD from the exons ATGATTGAGTTGGTCTCTGTTCTTGGCTCGAAAGATTCTGTCGCGTATCTTGGAG CCATGTCGACAGGATCCACTGTGTTGGATACATCCTTAAGTAATGTCTCTTTGGGAAGTTCTTTTCCAGAAGACAGAGATACAGAAATCAAGCATGAGGTGAAGTGCCTATCAATAATTGTGCTTGGTGCTTCTGGTGATCTTGCCAAGAAGAAAACATTTCCTGCACTCTTTCACCTTTTTCAGCAG GGGTTCTTACAAGAGAATGATGTGCACATATTTGGTTATGCCCGAACAAagctttcagatgatgatttaagAGAACGCATCCGTGG ATACCTCAGCCACAAATCGTCAAGTGGACAAACAGAGGTTCTATCGAGGTTCTTGCAATTG ATTAAATATGTTAGTGGCTCATATGACAGTGAAGATGGGTTTCAACTATTGAATAAGGAAATTTCTGAGCATGAGATATCAAAAAATAGTCAGCCGGGAACTTCTCGCAGGCTATTTTACCTAGCACTTCCACCTTCTGTTTACCCTTCTGTCTGCAGAATGATAAGAAGATACTGCATGAACCAAT CTGATCTTGGTGGTTGGACACGTATTGTTGTTGAGAAACCTTTTGGAAAGGACTTAAATTCTGCAGAAGATTTAAGTGCTCAGCTTGGAGAGCTATTTGATGAACAACAGCTTTACCGAATTGATCACTATTTGGGAAAGGAATTGGTTCAGAACTTG CTGGTGGTACGTTTTGCAAACCGCTTCTTTTTGCCTCTTTGGAATCGTGATAACATCGATAATATACAG ATTGTGTTCAGGGAGGACTTTGGAACTGAAGGACGAGGTGGATATTTTGATGAATATGG AATCATTCGTGATATCATTCAAAATCATTTGCTGCAG GTTCTTTGTTTGGTTGCTATGGAGAAACCTGTTTCACTTAAGCCTGAGCATATTCGAGATGAGAAAGTGAAG GTTCTTCAGTCAGTGCTACCGATAAAACTTGAAGAGGTAGTCCTTGGACAGTATGAAGGCTACAAAGATGACCCAACAGTTTCTGACAGCTCGAATACCCCTACATTTGCAACTGTTATCTTGCGTATAGACAATGAAAGATGGGAAG GTGTCCCTTTTATACTCAAGGCGGGAAAGGCTTTGAATTCCAGAAAAGCAGAAATCCGTGTTCAATTCAAAGATGTTCCTGGTGATATCTTTAAAT GTAAGAAGCAAGGGAGAAATGAATTAGTCATTCGCCTGCAACCATCAGAAGCCATGTATATGAAACTAACA GTCAAGAAACCTGGACTGGAAATGTCAACCATACAGAGCGAACTGGATTTATCTTATGGGCTTAGGTATCAAGATGTCAAAATCCCAGAGGCATACGAACGGTTGATCTTGGACAC AATAAGGGGAGACCAGCAGCATTTTGTTCGCAGAGATGAACTGAGA GTGGCATGGGAAATATTCACTCCTCTTCTACACTGTATCGATGCGGGCCAACTGAAGCCGATTTCGTACAAACCGGGCAGCCGCGGTCCGGCCGAGGCTGATGAGTTACTTGCCAAAGCAGGATATGTGCAAACACACGGCTACATCTGGATACCACCTACCCTGGATTAA